The Gossypium hirsutum isolate 1008001.06 chromosome D02, Gossypium_hirsutum_v2.1, whole genome shotgun sequence region GCATGGTTAAGAAGGGATAGTGGATCATATATCATGTTTCTATCGCTCACAAGCCAAAATTATTTAATGATTTTCCGTTGATGCAGATGCTTCCGTCCAAGGATATAAACTTTGTGGGTTACACATACAAGAACTATGAAATTGTAAATGATAATCAGTTACCTGGCATCGGTATTTTGCTTActcctatttatatattttttcttttgctGCTTCAGTTTTCCGTGCTCCTTATCTTTCACATCTTCCTCTGCTGGTTGTTATGAACTGAAGATTTATATCCTGCAAATTTCGAACCTAGCAAGATCTTTGTATTTGACTGGTTCTTATCTCTTCCATCGTGCAGctgaattgaaaaagaaaagttcAAAACCCAAGCGACCTTCCATCAAATCCCTTTTCGGTAAGATGCTATCACTGTTATTATGCTTTTGGTGGTCGCGCTCCGGTTATTGGGTTACGTTTGGCACATCACACGTACCGAATGTTATCAATCAGGTGTTAATCTTGATCTATGTTGTGCAGAGGATGAATCGGCAGCAGCTGCCAGTCAACCTGTCCAAGGGAGCTTTATAAACCTCTTGCCTCCACAAATAGAAGAAGCCCCAGAGGACCGTTCGAGAAAATGAATGTTTCCATATCCTCGTGATAACCGGGTGTTCCCCGGTGCTTAGCGTTTGCTTTTTGCCACATTAACATTTCAAAGTTTTAGGGGCAAAGGTCCCCAAAACAAAATGGTTTGAGATATGGGATTTGGCTCTTCCAGAGCCAGTTCGGAGATTGTTCTTTTCTGTAAAAATAATATCtgaaagtaaatatttttttcatatttgttGTGTAATTTTTTTCCCTCTTCAAATTATTACGTCAATTGACATAGCTGAAAGAAGTTACTGTATAAGACcccattgttgtttttcattTTGCATGTAATTATTAGTTACTTGCTCTCAGGTATACTAGTACCGTAACCGTTTGCATTCGTATTGCAGTATTTGAAGGTAACAATGGTGttaaatttttagtgtttaattcggaTTTTAGCtttgattttatgaaagttaattgttcatattattaagtttgaatttttataattttgcgtCTAATTTATTGTTAAATATAGTCTAATGGTGGTTTTTAGGATTCCATAATGTATATTTTTTTGCCAAATATTGGGAAATGTCAAATTTAGATATCATACCATAAATAAACTCAACTAATCTCAAACTTATTCAAGAACTAAATTGATTGATCCGAAGAAGTAAATTAAGATGGCAAAAGATGATGTGAATTTGTactaaatcatcaaaattattcaactagttttatttttaaaaacaaccTGAAATGaggtaaaaattttattgttagaTGTCCACTCGAGTGCTATTTACCATGCATCATATATTAATGCTTTACAACGCCCATgcttttgtaaattttaatatattcctATTCTTTTCTCAACACAAAGCTACAAAACATTTTATTATGTTCAAATTTTGTCACCTAGTCATCAAAAGTTGTAATAAAATAATCACCCTATCAACTatgttctcttttcttttttatctaaTTTTGTTAATTATCATCAACTTTGTGATGAAAATGTCAATATTAAttctaaaattaatataatactaaatttaactctcaacatttatatattatattaatttgatcatgattttaaaaaaattaaacaacatttatacattatctcaatttaatatatatatatcataaccttTTTTCCTCGGTCTTTccctaacttttttttcttttttctcttgtaTTCTCCTTTCTTATCCTCCATTACTTTCCCAAATCCATCCTCCATGGGGAAGGAGTTTAGaacaaaaaggaaaatagaaGATTTTAGAACTGCCACTTCATCACAAAGTCAACGACAATGAacaaaattagacaaaaaaaaaacaaaaacaatttggataactattttgtaatttttttaattagatgaccaaaaataaaacttaaaagcataattgtagtttacccaaaaattaataaaatttaagtcaTGAATAAGTATCTTTTGGCTTTGCATCATTGATTCATGTGAATAAAAGGCATCACTTCAGCCATGTAATTATTATATGCTTCTCAACAACCCCTTTCATGGAGTTATTCTAATAATATTgttatttaaaaagataaatcaTGAACAATACAAAGCAATATCTAGCACCAAACACAAAACAAGTATCAGATATGAATATAAATCCGACACATTATGTTATGTAGCAAATATATGATAAAGTTATGTCAACTATTGATGCCCTACACGCTCCCTTTTACTCATTCATGGCTACCAAAATGATGATAAAAGGACACTAAATAAACCCTTTTCTCACTTTAAACTTAAGTAGACAAGtaataacaaaaaaggaaaaaagagagaaCAATGATTAACAACATAGcccatgttaaatttttaatcatAGCAACATCCATTTTTCTTAACAGTAAATTACAAACTTAGCTCAGCCAGTACTTAATATTTATGTTGCGAAAAATGATCCTTGGTTCGAACCAAAGCCTCGAAGGACTCGAAGAGAACAATACTTCCAATGTAGATAACACATAAAAGCCATAGTGTCTTTGCTATAATATACTTTTCAGGCATTTGTTCTTGTTTGCttctaatgaaataaaagaaacatCAAGTGTTTTATTACAGCTAGAATAATAGTTGAAACTTGGAAAATATATGAACAATTTTCCCTAAGGTGAGCATGATATCATTTCTGTCTTTTTTCTTCAATGACAATCTAGAGGGGCATGATACTAGTGAGAATACCTGAAAGGGTGCACGAGGAAGGAGATTGTTGCGGTTCTTGATGGAACCAAATTGTGGGCACTGATACACGAGAGTAAACTGTTTGTAGATACCGAAATAGTGCAGAGATCTCCTTCAAGACAAGCAAATCCTTACTAGATGTGTAGTGCTGTTTATTTCCTTTTCCCGCTCCCGATTGTCAAGAACTCAAAGCTCCTAAGGGCATGGTTGCGGCTACTTCTCGTGGCTGTAGTACGAGTAAAAGTTGATGATTTGGATTCAAACCCAGGTTGAACTCTCTGAGTTGTTAACAGGCGACCACTGCTTGAGACCAATCTGCTAGACCGGTTGTCACTAGGCTCACCAGAGGAGTTAGGTCGGCTGCCTGATACAACAGGCCTCTTTGAAGTACTACCATTTCTCGAGGAAGACTGAGCCCTATCAGAACCAGGTTGCTGAAGGAGAGAAAGTTCAGAAGAAAATCATAACTTCCGTGGCACATATGCTTAAAGACATTTAAAAGTGTCATTTTCCAAGAAAGAAAATGGTATGCTGGCATTCATGGGAACACAATAGTTGAAATAAACAGAAAAAATGCAGAAGCAGGATTGCTCACCATGTCTTTGGATGATAGCACATTGTCGGGAGATCTGTGTCTAGACTGATCACCATGCCCTGATCCATTCCGTCTTGCAAATGCCTCAACAGCACCAGAGAACCTTTCTCGAATCTCTTGACCAACTACAGCAAATCAAGGTCAGAACATGTCAAATTAGGGTGccttttaaacaaaatatttatgTCAAAAAACTTATTCaccagtaaaattttcttataatcTCAAACCAGGTTGTGAAAAGGAACAGACCTGAAGGCCTTCCGGTTCTTTCAGCAGATACTCCTTGGGGATTTAAACCCGGCTTTGGGCTTGGCTGTTAAAGaataatacaaaacatagtatAAGAATCTTAATTAAGAAACAAGTTTAGTTCCATGAAAATCAATTCCAGCATATTAAAGATCACTGACCCGTACTCTTGAGCTAGAGGCAGCCTGTGGATATCTCAGCATGGTCCAATCAAATACATAGTCAAACTGATAACCTGCATcaatttgttgttaaaatttgGGAGTTCAAAAAGCATATATAATGGTAAGATATCTCTAGCAAATTTAAGATGATGAACTAATCCGAAGACTGATTCAATGTTCAAAACAAAAGTGAGGATTAGACTAGCAAGTCAACCTTCTCGAATGAAAAGGTCCCGGAATAGCCTCTTCAGGTATGAATAATCTGGTTTGTCTTCAAACCGTAGTGATCGGCAATAATGGAAGTACGATGTGAACTCAGAAGGATATGATTTGCAAAGGACCTGAAAATGGCATATTACTTGTCAGGCACACAATCCATCTtcaatttattcatataaaagaaTTCACTGGTAATTAAAGCAAGCAAATAATACTACCTCTATGGGGGTAAGCATCTTCTTTTCACTAATTTTGTCGTACTTCTGCTTTTTATTACCAGCTTTCAAACCCTGCCATGGAAGGCTGAGACAGAACAACAAACTAAGTTAACAATGTGACTCAATATATAAAAGAATTGTGAAGTATACAACCAGTT contains the following coding sequences:
- the LOC107936256 gene encoding casein kinase 1-like protein 10 — its product is MEHIIGGKFKLGRKIGNGSFGQLYLGVNVQSGEEVAVKLEPVKTKHPQLHYESKLYMLLQGGTGIPHLKWFGVEGEYSIMVIDLLGPSLEDLFNYCNRKFSLKTVLMLADQLINRAEYMHSRGFLHRDIKPDNFLMGLGRKANQVYVIDYGLAKKYRDLQTHKHIPYRENKNLTGTARYASVNTHLGVEQSRRDDLESLGYVLMYFLRGSLPWQGLKAGNKKQKYDKISEKKMLTPIEVLCKSYPSEFTSYFHYCRSLRFEDKPDYSYLKRLFRDLFIREGYQFDYVFDWTMLRYPQAASSSRVRPSPKPGLNPQGVSAERTGRPSVGQEIRERFSGAVEAFARRNGSGHGDQSRHRSPDNVLSSKDMQPGSDRAQSSSRNGSTSKRPVVSGSRPNSSGEPSDNRSSRLVSSSGRLLTTQRVQPGFESKSSTFTRTTATRSSRNHALRSFEFLTIGSGKRK